The Humulus lupulus chromosome 3, drHumLupu1.1, whole genome shotgun sequence genome window below encodes:
- the LOC133822349 gene encoding geraniol 8-hydroxylase-like has product MEIIYIYDLYNMLSYFLYFILIIWISIQAFNLFSFSWGKTTQHHHHLPLPPGPRSFPIIGNLLELGHNPHKSLAKLSHIHGPIMSLKLGQITAVVVSSADLAKEVLQTHDQLFSNRTVPDSLRACNHHHYGLPWIPVSPSWRNFRKMCSSYMFSAKALDTNKNLRHQKVQELLSYVGKMAGAGEAVDINTAGFNTSLSLLSTTFFSLDWADSSSNGDDMAGELKEIVFNIMESAGKPNLADYFPFLRKVDPQGIRRNMARQFRKMMGLFDRIINKRLPLLRESSGNIATGLRDGSHDILDNLLNYMMSEENKEHQLLDKIAIEHFLVALFSAGTDTTSSTLEWSMTELLRKPKILLKAQMELDKVIGKGNQMKESDITRLPYLQAIIKEIFRLHPPAPLLIPRKAELDVELCGYIVPKDAQVIVNIWAISRDPKIWDNPNEFIPERFLESNIDVKGRNFELLPFGSGRRICPGLPLAMRMVDLMLGSLIHSFDWKFEEGVEADTINMEEMFGLTLQKAQPLRALAMLRM; this is encoded by the exons ATGGAGATCATTTATATTTATGATTTGTACAACATGCTGAGTTATTTTCTGTATTTCATTCTCATCATTTGGATATCGATTCAAGCCTTTAACTTATTTTCTTTTTCATGGGGCAAAACTACCCAACATCACCATCATCTTCCTCTTCCACCAGGACCAAGATCTTTCCCCATAATAGGGAACCTCTTGGAACTTGGCCACAACCCCCACAAATCTCTAGCCAAGCTTTCCCACATACATGGCCCAATCATGAGTCTAAAACTCGGCCAAATAACCGCAGTTGTGGTGTCTTCGGCGGACTTAGCCAAAGAAGTCCTCCAAACCCACGATCAACTCTTCTCCAACCGAACCGTTCCAGACTCACTCCGAGCCTGCAATCACCACCACTATGGCCTGCCATGGATTCCTGTCTCTCCTAGTTGGAGAAACTTCAGAAAAATGTGCAGCTCTTACATGTTTTCTGCTAAGGCTCTGGATACCAACAAGAATTTGAGGCACCAAAAAGTACAAGAGCTTCTAAGTTACGTTGGTAAAATGGCCGGAGCAGGCGAGGCCGTGGATATTAACACAGCTGGTTTTAACACATCACTGAGCTTGTTATCGACCACTTTTTTCTCCCTTGACTGGGCCGATTCTAGCTCTAATGGTGATGACATGGCCGGAGAGCTGAAGGAGATCGTTTTCAATATCATGGAATCTGCGGGAAAGCCCAACTTGGCCGATTACTTCCCGTTTCTTAGGAAGGTGGATCCCCAAGGCATTAGAAGGAACATGGCTCGTCAGTTCCGGAAAATGATGGGGTTGTTCGACCGTATCATCAACAAAAGGCTGCCACTACTCAGAGAATCGAGTGGTAATATTGCTACTGGTCTTAGGGACGGAAGTCATGATATTTTGGATAATCTTCTTAACTACATGATGAGCGAAGAGAATAAAGAACATCAGCTTCTAGACAAAATTGCAATCGAACATTTCTTAGTG GCTCTATTTTCGGCAGGCACTGATACGACTTCATCCACCTTAGAGTGGTCAATGACTGAACTACTTAGAAAACCAAAAATTCTTTTGAAAGCCCAAATGGAGCTAGACAAAGTAATCGGAAAGGGAAACCAAATGAAGGAATCGGACATAACAAGGCTCCCTTACTTACAAGCCATAATCAAAGAGATCTTTCGTTTGCACCCACCAGCTCCATTACTGATTCCTCGCAAAGCCGAATTAGATGTGGAACTCTGCGGTTATATCGTCCCAAAGGATGCTCAAGTGATAGTTAATATATGGGCCATTTCAAGAGACCCCAAAATTTGGGACAATCCCAATGAGTTCATTCCGGAGAGGTTTTTAGAATCAAATATTGATGTCAAAGGTCGAAACTTTGAGCTTCTTCCCTTTGGCAGTGGCCGCCGGATCTGCCCTGGCTTACCGTTGGCCATGCGAATGGTTGATTTGATGTTGGGTTCTCTCattcactcatttgattggaagTTTGAAGAAGGTGTTGAAGCAGATACTATAAATATGGAAGAAATGTTTGGCCTCACCTTACAGAAAGCTCAGCCTTTGCGAGCTTTAGCTATGCTTAGGATGTAG